A stretch of the Patescibacteria group bacterium genome encodes the following:
- a CDS encoding glycosyltransferase family 4 protein, with protein sequence MKEDRKKKIIYLITKSSWGGATRYVFDLATSLPKDDFEVMVLSGGGGILNEKLKYAGIKTVSIEKLSRDINLFAEIKVFFSLLKLFRKERPDVVHLNSSKAGGLGVLSAKIAGVRNIIFTAHGWAFNEDRPFWQKTLIKIFVWVTLLLADNIICVSEATKENIKNFPFVYRKTRVIYNGIPDFDLLEKNEARTALKNISMIDLPSEAIWIGTLSELHKNKGLEYAIKAISLLRDYPIVFLIIGGGELKINLEEMIKKEKLEQKVILLGFIDNAKRYLKAFDIFLLSSITEAFPYSIIEAGFVGLPVVSSSVGGVRDVISSDCGVLVKPADYNSIKIELESLLKDKEKREKLGVNLKQKIENSFSFKSMITQTTGLYL encoded by the coding sequence ATGAAGGAAGATAGAAAAAAAAAGATAATATATCTTATTACAAAGTCATCTTGGGGAGGGGCGACAAGATATGTGTTTGATTTGGCCACCAGTCTGCCAAAAGATGATTTTGAAGTGATGGTTTTATCAGGAGGAGGAGGAATACTTAATGAAAAACTTAAATACGCTGGCATAAAAACAGTATCAATAGAAAAACTTTCGCGAGATATAAATTTATTTGCGGAGATTAAGGTTTTCTTTAGTCTTTTGAAATTATTTAGAAAAGAGAGGCCAGATGTAGTGCACTTAAATAGTTCTAAGGCCGGTGGGCTTGGCGTTCTCTCAGCAAAAATTGCCGGTGTTCGTAATATAATTTTTACAGCTCATGGTTGGGCTTTTAATGAAGATCGTCCTTTTTGGCAAAAGACTCTGATAAAAATATTTGTTTGGGTGACCCTTCTTTTAGCGGATAATATAATCTGTGTTTCAGAAGCTACAAAGGAAAATATAAAAAATTTTCCTTTTGTATATAGAAAGACACGAGTTATCTATAATGGGATTCCAGATTTTGATCTTTTAGAGAAAAATGAAGCGAGGACCGCTTTAAAAAATATTTCTATGATTGATTTGCCAAGCGAAGCAATATGGATTGGGACGCTTTCTGAACTTCATAAAAATAAAGGTTTAGAATATGCAATTAAAGCCATTTCTTTATTAAGGGATTACCCGATAGTTTTTTTGATAATAGGCGGGGGTGAATTGAAGATCAATCTTGAGGAAATGATAAAGAAAGAGAAGTTAGAGCAAAAAGTTATTCTTTTGGGGTTTATTGATAATGCGAAAAGATATCTTAAGGCTTTTGATATTTTTCTTTTATCCTCAATCACTGAGGCATTTCCTTATTCTATTATTGAAGCGGGTTTTGTCGGTCTTCCGGTAGTGTCTTCTTCTGTCGGCGGCGTGCGAGATGTAATTTCAAGCGATTGCGGTGTTTTAGTAAAGCCGGCTGATTATAACTCTATAAAGATTGAATTGGAAAGTTTATTGAAAGATAAAGAAAAGAGAGAAAAATTAGGCGTTAACTTAAAGCAGAAAATAGAAAATAGTTTCTCTTTTAAAAGTATGATAACTCAAACGACCGGGTTATATCTGTAG